CggtaaaaaaaaggaaaaaatgtgAATCGAAATAAATCTTGAGAAGAACTATATGTAGgtgatatataaatataaagtgGTGTCAAATAATCAATTTATTACAAGAGTATAAAGCCCCTCATTTAGTTATGAATTCTTGGCAAGATATAACGTATAAACATAATCATAAAGGCCAACAACACCAGAAACACGAACACGCCTATGACTATTCCCATCACCCAGGTTTCCATCCTTCTTGATTCTTCTGATTTCCGCTCCACTACTATGCCTTGCTACTTGTGACTTGTCCTCCTCCTTCATGTTCCTCTTCCTTTGcttaaatatttgtttttggccTACTACTTGTGATTTGTCCTCCTCCTTCCTGCTCCTCTTCGTTTGCTTAAATATTTGCTTTTTACCTCTGATCGTGGCCGTAAGCGTGGTCATATTAATTGTCTTTATGAGtctgcatgcatgcatggttagtgaatattaattagtattaatgCTGGTTTTCATGCCACACTGTGTTTTATGACCCTGTGGATTAATTGATTCCttgttcattttcattttatcaAGTGTGAGAAGatctatttttgaaaaattcacgAGGAGTTAGTTATGTTTAGCCATGCATTTGCCTCTTTGTTACTAAGTTTATTTCTTTCGCATATTGTCTATTACATATTTAAACTTAATGAATTAGGTCTAATTCGTATAGTTATACAGgttgaatatatattaatatgcTTAAAGCATCCAACTCAAACTAATAAGGAAAAAATTGGCTCCTTAAAATTGAGGGGTTCCTTCTTACAATCAATGTGGGTTTCACAagtgtgaaattttttaaataaatttttttctttttagttgaaattttatcCATATTGCTGGAATTTCACAAGTGTCAAAATCccattaattttaaaaagccAAACCGTGCTCACAGAATAATGAAGAGAAGAGCGTTTCTGCCCTTTAAAGAAAAGGACTTGATTTTAAATGATAAAAAACATGACATGAAATGAATAATTATGTGcataaaaaaatgacaacCCTTTTCTAACAACCAAACTTAGCGGTTCACTTATAAGTTAATTAGAAATGCGCCACTATAACATATTATATTTGAGGTAGATTAGTAAAACCATATGCCCGTATGTCTAAaccctataaatataaatgcaTCAATTTAAAGCAGGTGGAAAGGGGGCTACTTTTGGAATTTCCGGCTTGATAAGGACTTTCTTCTGGACTGGGTCAAGTCATGTTAGGCCTCAGTCCAAAATACAGTCATATTGGGCCCAACCAATGTCGTATGTTAGTTTGTCAATGACTTTTATGGGGCCTCTGAGTCTCCGAGTGTTCAACCCATTATCAGAGATATCTTTTTCTTACAATTCTTACTTTTTCTTATCCCTTGTATGAATTAATGAGTCATTTTATCGTGATGGTCTAATATATGATTCTTGGAAttttgggagagagagagagagagagagaaatctgtcTAGTTTCTGTCTGGGAATTTTGGGAGTGAGAAGTGTGCAAGTTTAGCTTTGCTTGAAGAAGATGCTCCGAAAATGTGGCGGGAAATCGGAGACAGAGAAGCGGGCAAGCTTCGCCCAAATTCGTTCTCGAATCGGATTAAGTCAAATCGGATCCAAACGCTCCAACTGTCGAACCGCAAAGACATCGTCTCCCCTCACCGAGGCTCCGTCAACTCTCTCCAGGTACCCAAACACTCCCTTTCTTCTACCATCGCTCGCATTTTGCTTGCATAAATCGACATAGCAATGAAAATGAAGCGTCTTGTTGCTTAGGTTGATTTGACTGAGGGCCGGTACTTGTTATCCGGTGCTTCGGATGCTTCAGCGGCGGTGTTTGATATTCAGCGCGGGACTGATTATGAAGGAGGCGGCGTCATCAGAAAGCACAAGTGCTTGTTCATGGTGGATAAGCAGCACGAGCAGGGGCACAAGTATGCGGTGTCCTCAGCCATATGGTATCCGGTGGACACGGGACTATTTGTGACGGGTTCGTATGACCATCACATTAATGTTTGGGATACGAATACGACGCAGGTGGTGATGGACTTTAAAATGCCTGGAAAGGTTTATAGGACTGCCATGTCCCCCTTGGCAACTTCGCACATGCTCATTGCTGCTGGGACTGAAGATGTTCAAGTTCGTCTCTGTGATATTGCCTCTGGAGCTTTTGCTCACACCTTGTCTGGTCACCGTGGTATGTGCTTAATACACAcaattcatcttctttttgtttttagtttttctttccttttcttctgcTGAATCAGTGTTTTCAAAATTCCAACTTCATATCTTACTTGTGTCAACACATAAGCATTTGCAAAATGGTCTGAGAAATTGGCAAAATGTAAGGAAGGGTTTTCTATAGTTTGGCTGGACGATCACAACACGCTTCTTTTGATGATTTTGAGTACTTGGTtttccaatatatatatatatatatttgggtGAACCCTGCTTATAGTGCTGCCCTGTATAGTAGGCTGGTCTGACATGTGGAAGGGGCAGCAAGCAATCTAGAATACATCATGTTGGTGAGTTCATAGAATGCAGTTCTAGGAGCTCAGCATAAATTACAGTTCTTGAGCCATAGTATCTTAAAGCTAGGTTTCAACTCTTGTTAAATTGACATTCTTCTTTTGGGTTCTCTACTTTGTATGTACAAAGGTATAATTGTTTTTACTTTCCTTAATTTGGTTGAACTTATACCCTAGAAGAAAAGTTTCGTGCATTTAGAGGGTCATAAGTGTATATTTCTTTTCATGATGGCAGATGGTGTAATGACGGTGGAATGGTCTACTTCTAGTGAGTGGGTTTTGGTTACAGGTGGATGTGACGGTGCAATACGTTTTTGGGACATTAGACGTGCTGgatgttttcttgttttagaTCAGTCCCAGTCTCAGCTTGGGAGACGTCCACCCATCTTGAAACGCTCTGCCACGATTaaggttttcttcttttctttgccgCACCAAAGCATATGTTTTCAACATATCACTCACTTACTTTGTGAACTTTTATGTTTATAGTGTTTCTTTTACAGTTATACTTAGCATATACCACTAACTATCTGAAATGATTCTACATATGTCTTTCGGGAATTCTATTTCCTCTTTGTTACCTTGGTGGCTTAATGGAGCATGTACCATTTGGCGTTGTATGCAGTTTTTAtgtactttttttatattccatTTACGttatttttctccattttATTCAATATGAACACAGCTAAATGTGTTGGTGTTCTCATGGATCAACTAAAAATATGATGAGATATACACTATCGACAGCGTGTATATTTGTGTGATTCTTTTCTTGCATAAGTCCTTAATTCCTAttatgtttttccttttttaatgtCATTACATTATTGTTGATGTTTGTAATTGAAGCTTGTAATTAGTGAGAGAGAGTGCAAATTTAACTTTAGAAAGTTATTATGTCGACAGTTACCCTTCTACTGataatatttggttttttgtccCACTCAGGGTTCAACAGCTAAGTCCTTGTCAGCAAGTCAAAGTTCATTTGCAAAAGCACGGACACCACAAACGAAACTCATGAATGCAAAGCAATCACCTGTCGGTAAAATTCCAGTAAAGGGATCTCTGAAGCAAAGATTACATCCAGGGATGTTGTCTAGTCAGGATCGTGCGACTGCTCATTATGGTGCTGTTACTGGGCTAAAAGTTACTGAAGACGGCATGTATCTCTTAAGTGCAGGTTGAGttgttttagttttggaattttgttATACTTAAGATTGAATCCACTGAATTTGGCTACCTATATTCCAATCACTTTAATGGAATTAATTTTAGAATAACTATAGCGGTTTAGGTTCATTCTTTACTgttttaaatataatgtaaATACTACAATAATATTGCAGGTGACTGCCAAGCCACAGTTGCAACCTTAAAAATTATTACAAATTAACAAATGTACTTGAATCTGGTGAGGTGATGAAATTTTCATGGAAATATCGCATTTTAAATGTATGCCTTGGGGTTCTcacctttgttttcttttaaatgtttGAATCATTCCTGTCGTGCATAAATCAGTGTAGTGTGATTGGGTTCTTCCTTTTCTCCTGTTTAGATGTTTTTTTAATCGATTGATACGGTGTAAATTACAACAGAAAAATCAGTATAAAAATGCCTATATCATTGATCAAGCTTTTGAATTTCAGGTTCTGATTCAAGATTAAGGTTGTGGGATGTAGAATCTGGCTGCAATACTTTGGTGAACTTTGAAACTGTGCGTCTGCAAACCAGCAAGCCCATACAGTTAGCCACAAGTCAGAATTTGGCTCTTGTTTTTGTACCATGCATGACAGCTGTGAAGGTAATGCATTCGTTTTGTAggtttgaatattttaaattaaaatacaccgatttcttctttcttcaaagTTTGACTTCCGGATTTTTCCAGGCATTCAATATGTGGTCAGGTAAAACATCCCTGACATTTCGTGGTCACTATGAACATGTGAACTGTTGCTGGTTTAGTTTGCAGGATCAGGTACAAGCTTAATCCtcttcaaaaaatatttaggcTTTTTCTTTATGCTTGTCCAAACAACgctttttaaaactaaaattcgCAGTGAATTTTTCATTCAGTCCTTCCAAACTTCCATGCCAATTAGTGGGAGTTGTAAAACCCTTTTCCAACTGTTCTAAGATCAGATTTATGAATTACAAAGCATGTTGAAGTTTGTCTTCAATTAATCTATTTAGTGAGTTCATCCTGCTATCTATGGATTATTAATAAATGCACCTGTAAAACTTATTTGGAGTTTCcgacaaaaaaaagaagaagatttagAACTTGGCTACAGGTGATAATGCAATCATGTAAACCTTACATATTATGAAATGGGCTGATAGAATTGACTTACTAGCATATACTCAACAATAAAGGCAAAAATGGATTCACACTCTTGGTTTACAGAACACGACTGAATTATCTCACTTGGTGTGCCATATTGACGAAGTCATGATTTCCATTCCTGGATGAATTTTAATTCATGTCTTTCATCGTAGGAATTGTACACCGGTGGCAATGATAGACAAATTCTAGTCTGGTCGCCATCCAGATCAGTTTCCGATGAGGTGGTACACCTGATGATTTCATGGATTTTGTGTAACTAACCTTATTAGTTGGCAAGTGGCTTCTATCTTATACATTTATGGAATTGCAGGATGAAGGACCCAAGGACGAGGATAATTGGAGTGACTAGCATGCACTGTTGTTATATTCTAGAATCTGACCCTCATTTCTGCTAGGTAAAGCATCTTTGTCATAGCCTggagttttctgttttgctttAAGATCCCAAAGGCTTTACTTGataggcacaataataatccttacattttatgtttttgctGCCTGCATATGCATGTAAATGTAAACTCATTTAATGTAAAATCAAGAGCAAAATTGATGGAAAAATTGGTACACTGATGagttaaaaagacaaaaaaactGATGATTCATGGGAACTCAATTCTGAACAAAATACAAGTTGATATGTGATATTACTTTAAGAACTGTGTCAAAAATTGTACCTACCCTTATAAGATTCTGGAATCAGCCTAAACCCATGTGCCATGATAAGAAACCTGGGTCCTTAATGTCCAACAACATGCTATCAacatcatcaatcaaaaactTGTGATCATGGTCTAAAGCTCCAGTCTCTAGCTGTTTGTCTTCTGCCTGAGTTACTGTAGAGTTGGCACTGGTCGATCCGCCAGTATCGCTATGTCTCAAGAGTTTATGGCACATGATAGTACCCTGGAAATCCAATAAAGTATAACTTAGAAACTGCAACCTCTCATCCGCCTTCATTTTTGAAAACCCAAATGAAGTGGTCCATGTATGGAGTGCGCTTGGAGCAGAAGGCAAAGTCAACCTCCCAACTCCCATCTTCATGAGCTGTTTCTCAAGCTCCTTCATCAAAATACCGCACATTCCGAGTCTACGATAATGGAACCTAGTGGCAACAAGAGGTACTTCTGCAACCTCCATGTAGATCCTTACAGTGGCCACACTAATCAATTCCTCATCTCTTTCCAAAACAACTGTGTAAAACCTTTTGAAATTCAAGCGGCTCAACTCTGACTCTCTATTGAAAATAATATCCTCAACAATGTCCCTTTCGGTGTAAGGGTCCCTAGAAGGCTCAAAACACTCATGCATCACACTCAGAGCCAAATTGAgttttctgtaattttctGTGAAGTCCTCCATATCAGAATGAGAGGAAGATGGCTTCAACAATGTCCAAGTAAGATTGTCAGGACCCACCAGAATCGGTTTTCCCAAAATCTCGTTGAGGCTCAAAAATATGTCTTCACAATTTCTGCTGCAAAACCAATTTCCCTTAGAATCCCATTTCAATTTCACAACCCCTGCATTCTTCAGGCACCCAATGTGATATTTATGCTCACATTGGTTGCATATCAGCATACTATTATCCATATCATCCTTAGGCTTTTCACTGCTGCcttcttcaaattttccatgCCCGCACATCCCACAACAACATGATGGGCATAACCAATCGCCAT
The window above is part of the Prunus dulcis chromosome 1, ALMONDv2, whole genome shotgun sequence genome. Proteins encoded here:
- the LOC117614948 gene encoding WD repeat-containing protein ATCSA-1 — protein: MWREIGDREAGKLRPNSFSNRIKSNRIQTLQLSNRKDIVSPHRGSVNSLQVDLTEGRYLLSGASDASAAVFDIQRGTDYEGGGVIRKHKCLFMVDKQHEQGHKYAVSSAIWYPVDTGLFVTGSYDHHINVWDTNTTQVVMDFKMPGKVYRTAMSPLATSHMLIAAGTEDVQVRLCDIASGAFAHTLSGHRDGVMTVEWSTSSEWVLVTGGCDGAIRFWDIRRAGCFLVLDQSQSQLGRRPPILKRSATIKGSTAKSLSASQSSFAKARTPQTKLMNAKQSPVGKIPVKGSLKQRLHPGMLSSQDRATAHYGAVTGLKVTEDGMYLLSAGSDSRLRLWDVESGCNTLVNFETVRLQTSKPIQLATSQNLALVFVPCMTAVKAFNMWSGKTSLTFRGHYEHVNCCWFSLQDQELYTGGNDRQILVWSPSRSVSDEDEGPKDEDNWSD